CCGATCTGAATGACTATGGAGCCTGTTACTGTGCGCTCTATGTTTCGGACGAGGTCATCCGGGGAGAAAGAAGCGTGGAACCGGTTCCAGAAAGGCGCCCTCCCAAAGAGCAGAGAGATATTGAAAGAGAAGAAGAAAAGAAAAGAGCCGAGATGATAGAAAATATGGAATTCACAGGAAAACTTTCAAAGCCAGTATGGAGATGCAAGGTTTGCGGATACCTCTCTGCCATGGACGAACCACCTGGGGTCTGTCCGATTTGTAAAGCCAGAAAGGAAAGATTTGAACGGTTTATGTAAGGTTCAGTAAATTTTTCCTTTATTATTTTCCATTTTTGCAACTTTTTTATTCTAATTTTGATTCTACTTGATAAATTGAGTTCATACTTAAAGAAATCGAAGGATTAAACGAAGGCGTATAAAACTAACAGGTCAGGTTCAATTATAATTATTGGAAAAATGATCAAATGCTGCCTAATAAGAATAAAGGTACTCGACGCTGTCGATGTGGAATATTTTTGACTCTAAAAAACTTCTGTAAGCCTGTAAATTTATAAGGTGAATCTAACCAAATTATATGCATTGAAAATTATATATCCATTTAATTAACAATTATTAACCGGGAAGTCAAGCTGTTATAAAGACATTAGCAGCCATGGGATTTCATGGAAACGATGTTTTCAATTATTTTAATGGGGGTTATCCAGCAGAGGAGAAATCAGGCAGGCTGAAGAACAATACTTCTAGAATCCACACTAATTCGTGGCAACTGTCTGGAATTGATTGAAGCACCTGAGAAAAATTAGTGTTCCATCCAGCTTCAAGTTGGAAAGCTTTTATCTGTTACTGGAATGAATCTAAAATACTGAGAAGCTGTTTAAGCTATATCCGTGTTAATTTTCACTGGAGCTTTCTTAACTTTTATGTTTCAAGTTGAATTTTATGCTAAACCTTTCATAATTTCTGGGAATCTTCTTTGATAAACAGGGCAATTATATGGGAACTAAGAAGTACTTTAGTAAAGGGGGATGATTTATGAGAAAATCACTGGTACCAGGTCTTATTTTATTTATAATTCTTTTTGCTGCACTGCCTTACTCAGCAGGGGCTGTCGATGAAGATCTTCTTAAATATACAAGCTCAGGAAACGCTTTTGGGGGTGGAGATAACCTTCAGATTGACGAGGACATCCAGGGAGATCTGGTGCTTGCAGGCTCCCGGCTTGAAATAAACGGGGATATTGGAGACGATTTCATAGGTGCAGGCGGGCAGTTAATTGTTAACGGCAACGTTTCGGGAAATATTATCGCAGCTGGAGGCTCAATCCGGATTAACGGGAATGTAGGCGGAGATGTAGCAGCCGCAGGCGGTCAGATTTTTCTTTCCCGGGATAGCGTTGTCGAGGGGGATCTTCTACTTGGCGGAGGAGAAATAACGCTTGATGGAATCGTTAACGGAAATGGGGATATCTCAGCAGGTACTTTAAGAGCCGGTGACGACTTCGAGCTTAGAGGGGATCTAAAACTGCAAGCTGAGAATTATCCCCCTGATCTGGATGATAAAGTAGGCGGAAACCTCAATATTACTCAGGTAAATGCAACCGAAGAGCAATATGCAGGTGCCGCCAGAGGGTTTAACGTTTTATCATTTATTATAGGGTTGCTTGCAGCCCTGATCCTGGGTCTGGTTCTTATATATCTTTTCCCGGGTTTCGTAAGAGGGGTTGCAGATCTTGTAAAAGATTCACCTTTGAAAACTGCACTACTGGGCCTTCTGGCTTTGATTTTCCTCCCTGTACTTGCGTTAATCCTGCTTATTACCATATTCGGGTGGAGCCTCTCGGTCCTGATAATCCTGCTTCTGGCACTTGCGGTTCTCATTGCGACAATACCTGTCAAATTGCTTGCAGGTGAGCTAATCTATAATAAAATCTTAAAAAAGGAAGCCGGAGAAATAGCGTATTATCTTGTCGGTGCAGTTGTGTTTGCAATTTTATATGAAATTCCCATTGTGGGATGGCTAATAGGTTTTATTGCACTCATTATCGGGCTGGGGGCGATAATAGCCTGGCTTGGGATTCGCGCCAGGTCGACAGGTTAAATGTGCTAGTTAAACTGGCAGACTTTTTAAGCAGGGGAAAAATTGGAGATCTGGAAAATTAAGAAAACTGGAATTCAGGAGAAAATTAAAAATGGGAAGGAATTTTCAGGAAAGGACTTCCTTCCTGTACTTTTCCATTCCCATCCTTTCAAGAAGATCTCCGAGCCTCTCACCGTCAAGCCCTTCTCTCCTGTAATACTCAAAGGTTTTTTCAAGGACTGAAAATACCTGCTCCTCATCTGCAAGTTCAAGAAGTTTAATCCCTTGCATGGGCTGGAGTCCTGCCTTTCCTCCAACAAAAATCGTGCATCCGATTTTTCCTGCCCTCAGGGCATCTTTCCGGCAGGCAGCAATACAAGCTCCGCAGAGAATACATTTTTTAGTATTTATAAAGGCTTTATCTTCCAGGACTTTTATTGCTCCAACCTTACACGCTTTCTCGCAGAGCTTACAACCGACACAATTCTCTCCAAGAATTTCAGGTTTCACATTGCCCATGATTCCAAAATCGTTTTCCTGAGGTCTTACACAGGCTGAAGGGCAGCCTGTTACTGCAATCTTTAACTTTTTAGGGACAGCTTCTCCAAAGTATTTTTCATCTATCTTGCATGCCAGGTTCTCGCAGTCGATCAAGCCGTTTCTGCAGACCCTATTTCCCTGACAGGCGACAACTGCTCTTACCCTTTTTCCGGCAGAGCCTGCTGAAATGCCCTGTTTCTCAAGTTCATTTCTTGCTGCTTCAGTATCTTCAAGTTTAACAAAAGGGATCTCAATCTGTTGCCTTGATGTTATGTGAATATAGCCAGAACCATATTTTTCAGCTGCATCTGCAATTGCCCGTAGTTTTTTGGCGTCCAGATTCCCACTCACTACCTTCAGCCGCATTGAAAACATATTTTCCTGCCTCTGAGGTAGAAATCCCTTGCTTTTAAGTAAGGACACATCTATTTTTTTTCCACTCATATAGAATCACTTATTACAAAAGCAACTCTTCTTGATGTATATAAGTATTTTTGTATATCATCTGTTTTTTATTAGATTGCAGCTTTTGCCCGAATTCGTAATCTGGGAAATTTGGAAGCATATCTAACCCGAGAAAACAAATTATTTGGATTGGGTAAGTCAAGATAACTTGATCATTAATAAAAGGGTAAAGTAAGAGAAAGAAAAAACATTGAACTGCAAAGGTATTACATAAAATCCGACCCCTATGAAGATACTGAGTATGGCATTTTTTTCCTAAAGTGCAGCCCGACAACAGGCCTATGATAAATAGTTCAGGAATCCCATACGGAGCTGAGAACCGTTTCACATCTTTCAGGCAGTAGATTACAAGCAACAGGAGAATTATAGAGGAAGATTTTCCTCAACGACTGGGAGCATTTCTGGCGGTTCTCTTGAGCTGAAAAACAGGAATTGAAGGGCTTTCGTTGCAAAGGGTGTAAGCGCTATGACCGCAATTGTTACAGGTAAGCCTGTAAAATGCATGCCTGAGATAATACCGGTTGAGGAATTGAGCAATTTTCACAAGTACTGTCTTAGTAAATCTGTCTTCGTAAATTATACTTTCGTCAAGCTCTTCGGGCTGAGTAAATGCAGCCATTATCAGTATCAGGCAAAGCAATATACTTGAAGCCTCAGCCGGCTTTTTTCAGGGTTACTCCCGGGAAGTTCCTCGCTTTTTCTCCAGAAGTGCCCATAATTTTTCACATTCATTTGCTGTAAGCCCGATATGTTTGATAAGGTATTCTTCCGTTTTCTCATTCCTTACCGTACCTTTTATCAAATGGCTTATCGTATCTCTGTGGTGCCCTGTTATTCGTTCAATACTTCGTATCCCATTTTTTTCCAGAAAAAGCCGATATATTAACCTTATTTCATCTGCAGGCAGATGTTTACGGTAAACGGGGGTGCCTACTGTATCCATAAAAAATCTTCCGCAATGTTTACAGTAGTATCTCTGATGTCCGGTCTTATACTTTCCCCGTTTTATAACAGCCTTTCCTTCCGCTCTTTGGTAATATTCACATTCGGGATTTGGGCATAGAACCTCATTCAAGTTTTCAACTGACATAATATAATCAATAAGTTGTAACTTCTATAATATATTTATTTTGCTTGCTTGATTTCAGATGCTATATTCCACGCAGATTATTAAGCACAAAGGCAATCGTTATTCAAAAAATTACTATCGGATAACGGTATGGTACATACCAATATTCTCACATCATATTTATTATTTATGAGAAGCCCGGACTTGCTGCTCCTGCAATTATCTGTCCCAGAGCATCAAGATAACTTTCTTGACCGAAGTCTGCCTGTTCCAGCGATCAAGCCTTTTTCCCGCAAGTGTCCAAATGGCAGGAGATATTCCCTTCTTTTGCATGTTCATCGACTACTGGGATCATCTGCCGAATAAATCCCTATAATCCCGAGACTACCTGTTGGGTTGACCAACCTTACGAGATCATTTATTACCAGGGTCGGGTTTTCTTTTGAGGGATCTTCTTGGTCTCCTGCCTGATAGCCAACCGCATCTATACCTTACATGACACCTTTCACTTTTTTCCCGCCAGGCAGGAGTGACTGCACAATTGCCGGGTTCATAGTCCTTATCATCTGGATCATGGCTACAGGATCACTTACGATAAAAAATCCAGTTAGATTTAGCACCTGAACTCATGCCTTAAATTGAATATTTACCGGGCATTGCATCTGCTGAGAGAATTAAATCAAAAGAAATATACACTTTAAGTAGTAACACAGGACAGATGAAGTCCCTTAAATGACGCATAAATAATCTGCAAATAATATGTAAAAAATTTAATCAGTCGTTACAAATATCAGAATTAAAACAATACCGATAACTGAAATGGTCACAATAATTAGAATATTTATGCTGTTTAAGAAAAATAAATGTGAATATTTAAGTAGTAAAAATTTGCCGAGGGAAGTTGATTGGTAAGCCAAGCATATAAAAACTTACTCAGATTGTTTGAAAGCTTAGAGAATAGGCGTCCATATGACAGATTAAAAAGAATGTTAATTATTTCACTAGCTATCTTTTTCATAGCAGGGCTAACAGTAGCAATAGCAGTATTTTGGGGTGTAAAAACTCCAGGATACCAGCGGGGCTATATAGACGGTTATCGGGAAAGCTACAAGGCTGCTCTCGAAGGTGAACATTACAATGTCAAAGCTGGTCTCCTGAATGAAAGCCGCGGCTTCTACAACGATGGCTACCGAGACGGCTATGATGAAGGCTATCCTGAAGGGCAAATAGACCGGGTAATCTACTTGGAACATGAAGCTGCGAAGAGATACGAAGATAGCCAGCACTCAGAGACCAGCCAGAATAATGAAACCAGTCTGAGTCATGAGACTGACAACGATCATGAAACTATTCAGGGCAACGAGACCAGCCAAAACAGCAGAACCAGCAGACCCCGTGAAATCAACTACCTGAGCGATGATTAAGGTTAATAACATTATAACTCAGAAAAGAAGTGCCTATGCCTTTTTCCGTATTTCACTTAATTTATACCCTTTAAAAACGTGCAACCCCAGAGAAAGCTATAACCCAGTATGTTTTTTTGTATAAGACTAAAAGGATTTATTAATCTCACTTACTAATATTGTTTCCATGCCTGTAGAAACAAGGGAAATATGCGACAGAGAACAATAAAGAAAGTTTTGTGAGGTTTCGGAAATCTACAAGTAAAGGTTATGCTCCAATGGCTGTAATGCGCTTCTCAAAGACGTCATTAGTAGGATTCCTTATATGGGTGTAGATGTTGCCAAGCTCTTTGAGGCCAAAAAGATTGGCTGCATGATTCGTATCCCGGAAGACATATGACGTTATCTGGTATATGGGTACTGTTCGTGCTCCTGTAACCGGGTCCGGACTCTGCCCAGAGTGAAGTGCAAGCGTCCCTAGCTTATAGTTCTCTGTTGTCATTTGAATTATCCTCCCTCTTTACTTGAAGATTATATTTGTCAGCAATATCCTGAAAAGTATCTATTACATAGCGAACTTTCTCCCATGAGAGTCCGTATGTATTGAGTTTCCAGACGCGTGTGGCTCCTGCAAATTCTCCGACAATACCCTTACTTGAGAGTTCATCTGTAAGGAAGAAACCTCTCCGCTTATGTTTCTGTGCTATAACATCAAAACTTTCGGTAGTGTCGATTTTAGATAGTGTATGTTTACGTGGGTACTCAGAGACAACTTTACTGCCTTTTATAGCAAGTAAACCATCAATTAGATAGTTTGATTTTCTCAACTCATCTTCCCAGTTTTTTACTCTCTCCTTAACTGTAGGAAATGAAGCCATCATACCCAGCAATGTTGAGCCCATAAGTGTGCATCCTAGCATTTCGACTTCTTTAACGCCAAACTTGCGTCCGGTAAGATCACCCGTCATCTGTGTTGTGCGGAATATTTTCGGAGC
The Methanosarcina thermophila TM-1 genome window above contains:
- a CDS encoding 4Fe-4S binding protein, whose translation is MSGKKIDVSLLKSKGFLPQRQENMFSMRLKVVSGNLDAKKLRAIADAAEKYGSGYIHITSRQQIEIPFVKLEDTEAARNELEKQGISAGSAGKRVRAVVACQGNRVCRNGLIDCENLACKIDEKYFGEAVPKKLKIAVTGCPSACVRPQENDFGIMGNVKPEILGENCVGCKLCEKACKVGAIKVLEDKAFINTKKCILCGACIAACRKDALRAGKIGCTIFVGGKAGLQPMQGIKLLELADEEQVFSVLEKTFEYYRREGLDGERLGDLLERMGMEKYRKEVLS
- a CDS encoding PLP-dependent transferase; the protein is MTTENYKLGTLALHSGQSPDPVTGARTVPIYQITSYVFRDTNHAANLFGLKELGNIYTHIRNPTNDVFEKRITAIGA
- a CDS encoding ferredoxin-thioredoxin reductase catalytic domain-containing protein, which gives rise to MDKVYRHLNKQVEASGYHLNPDVEFTKELIWGLLVNERRYGYWSCPCRLSANNLEEDLDIVCPCYYRDPDLNDYGACYCALYVSDEVIRGERSVEPVPERRPPKEQRDIEREEEKKRAEMIENMEFTGKLSKPVWRCKVCGYLSAMDEPPGVCPICKARKERFERFM
- a CDS encoding IS1/IS1595 family N-terminal zinc-binding domain-containing protein, with translation MSVENLNEVLCPNPECEYYQRAEGKAVIKRGKYKTGHQRYYCKHCGRFFMDTVGTPVYRKHLPADEIRLIYRLFLEKNGIRSIERITGHHRDTISHLIKGTVRNEKTEEYLIKHIGLTANECEKLWALLEKKRGTSRE